The Leptospira tipperaryensis genomic sequence TTTTTCAAAAATCAAAATTCTTATCATTCCAAATTCGGTCTTGATAAGGATTCGATGTCGGATGTCCGACAATAGAATATAAGGTAGAATCATGATAGTTGTATCCATTGCAAACCAGAAAGGCGGAGAAGGAAAAACGACCACCTCTCTCAATCTCTCCATGGGGCTCGCGAGAAGAGGAAAGAAAACTTTGCTCATCGATATCGATCCTCAGGCAAACTCGACTGGTATTTTTATCAACCCGGAGACACTGGATAAATCCATGCACGGAGTTTTTAACTCCCGAATGAATATCAAAGAAATCATGGTAGATACCAAACTCCCGAATCTTTTTTTAGCTCCCTCAAAGACGAATCTTGCGGAAGTCGAAACTCTTTCCGGAAGTTCCGTGGACGCTCCCTATATTTTGAGAGACGCGCTTCAAGGATTGGAAGGATTTGATTTTTGTATCATCGACTGCCCTCCCAGTCTTTCCATTTTTACGATCAATGCTTTGGTCGGCTCGCAGTACGTGGTCATCCCTCTCCAGGCAGAAAAATTTTCCGTGGACGGAATCGTCGGACTTCAGCAGACGATCACGAGCATTAAAAAAAGAATCAATCCCAGCTTGGAAATTTTGGGCGCACTCATTACCCAACTCAAACCGCAAACACTTTTGACAAAGACCATCGTACCCGTGCTTACGAAATACTTTCGGATTTTTGAAACCAGTATTTCCGACGGAGTCGCCGTTGGGGAATCTCACCTGGCAAAAAAATCTGTATTCGAATACAACAAGTCGAGCAAGCAGGCACAGGAATACGAAGGGTTTATTGAGGAGTTTTTGAATGAGCTCAAAAAGTAAAAGATTAGGTTCCCTCGCCGACGTATTTCAAGCTGAAAAATTAGAAGGGACGATCCGCAAAATTCGATTAGACAAAATTCTTCCTTCCGACAACCAACCGAGGCAAGACAGAAAAAAAGGGGTCGAAGACTTAGCTCGAAGTCTGGACAAAGACGGACTCCTCCAGCCGATCATCGTCACAAAACAAAATCCGGAAGACGAGCACTACAGAATCGTGGCCGGAGAAAGAAGATTTCACGCCGCCAAACAACTCAACTGGGTCGAGGTCGAATGTAAAATCTTAGACCGAGACGAGAAAGAAACCTTTCGCCTCGCCATCATTGAAAATCTCCAGAGGGAAAATTTATCCCCCTATGAAGAAGTGGAAGCCATGTCTCATCTGAAGATCAGCTTCAAATATACCGATCAGGAATTGGCGACCCTTTTTGGGAAAAGTAGAAGTTATATGACCGAACTTTTGGGAATTTCCGACCTCAGCAAAGACGAACTCAGATCTTGCAAGGACGCGGGAATTGAAAGTAAGAATCTTTTGATCCAAGCGGTCTCCGCTTCTAGAAAAGGAACCTTCCCCGAATTCTTAAATTTATTTTCAACCGGCGCTCTAAAAACCGTTAAGGATGCAAAATCCTTTAACCGGGAAGAAGACAGCCTCTTCTCCTCCAAACCGAACGCAGTTGCACATTCCAAAAATCCAAGTTCGAAATCCACAGAATACAAAATCGCAAAAAAACCGGGGCTTATTCAAATCAGTTCAGAGAACGAAGAACTCCTGGGTGAAATTCTTAAACTGATCAAAAAAGAAATCCGCAAAAAATTCGAATCCGAATAATTTCTCCATGTCGCTTAATAATTTTGTTAAGCGACATTAGAATAAGTACATACAGGTACTTAGCAAAAGAATTTCCTGAAAACAGCCAAAAATGGGTCAATGAGATTGACAAAGTCGCGACAACGGGTTTAATGTGACATAATATAGTAAACGGAAATATAGTACGAAGCTTCAGTCCGGAAGGATTTAGGCCGAAGGCGTATTTATTTTGGATCCGGATAAAAAAAATTCCCCTGGATAACCAGGGGCCGGATTTTCCCGAAGGAATGTTGTTGGATGAGACATAAGTATCATTATGTCCGATAATGTCAACTCCCTTCAGAACTTTTGCTTAAAATTAATGTACTTTCCTAAAAGGAGGGTCCCGAAGGGAAATGGGCGAGCATTATCCATACATCAAATTTTTTGCCGATATCATCGATTCCGGTGTCTGGGCCAGCCTATCTTCAGCGGCCAAGACCTTGTATTTGGTGCTGCTTAAATTTAGCGACCAACACTTTAAGCCAGTCTGGCCAAGCACAGACATACTCTTAAAGCTTACCGGATTCAAAACAAAAAAATCAATCATCCAAGGAAAGAGAGATTTGATCCAGGCCGGACTCCTGCAGGTCACGCCCGGGACAGGACATACGAGTTCTCGCTATTATTTTTGCTTCAACTACCCCGGATCTAAGATTCCACCCCAGGGGTATAATTCTGGATACCTCAGAGGTGGAGAAACGGAATCCTTTGAGGGGTCAAAAAAGGGACCTCAGGGGTCTGCCGAAGGATCCCCAAACCATATCAATATAACAATCACCAACAATCAAAACCAAGAACCAGGGAAAAAGAATGCGCCTTTGAGTTTGTCTTTGTTGGAAGAAAAATACGGGAGCTCGATTTTGTCGGAAGCGCTTGGAATTGCAAAGCTTCGAGGAATGGAAGCAAACCTAAGATATGTCCAAGGGATTTGTAAGAATCTAATGGGAACCGAAGAGGTTGCGGCCCCGATGCCCGAATTTAATCAGGGTTCTCCGGGAACAAATGAAAAGGATCCGACTTGGAAGGGGTTCTTACTTTGGTCGCGAGAAAGATTGACTCGTTCCAGTGTGGAAATTTTGGAGCAGGTCCGAGTCGAACCGGATGGAAGAACTCTTTGTGTCTTGGACAACGTTCCGGAGTCCTTGCGAATGATCATAGCAAAGTACTTCACAGAGGAAATCCGTCCTCCGATATTGGTTATATTTTCCGCAAAAACCGAAGAAAATCGAACTATTTCCTCTAAATATTAAAAAGAGAACCAGGACAAATCTTGAATGAACTCTGAATCTA encodes the following:
- a CDS encoding ParA family protein, translated to MIVVSIANQKGGEGKTTTSLNLSMGLARRGKKTLLIDIDPQANSTGIFINPETLDKSMHGVFNSRMNIKEIMVDTKLPNLFLAPSKTNLAEVETLSGSSVDAPYILRDALQGLEGFDFCIIDCPPSLSIFTINALVGSQYVVIPLQAEKFSVDGIVGLQQTITSIKKRINPSLEILGALITQLKPQTLLTKTIVPVLTKYFRIFETSISDGVAVGESHLAKKSVFEYNKSSKQAQEYEGFIEEFLNELKK
- a CDS encoding ParB/RepB/Spo0J family partition protein → MSSKSKRLGSLADVFQAEKLEGTIRKIRLDKILPSDNQPRQDRKKGVEDLARSLDKDGLLQPIIVTKQNPEDEHYRIVAGERRFHAAKQLNWVEVECKILDRDEKETFRLAIIENLQRENLSPYEEVEAMSHLKISFKYTDQELATLFGKSRSYMTELLGISDLSKDELRSCKDAGIESKNLLIQAVSASRKGTFPEFLNLFSTGALKTVKDAKSFNREEDSLFSSKPNAVAHSKNPSSKSTEYKIAKKPGLIQISSENEELLGEILKLIKKEIRKKFESE
- a CDS encoding helix-turn-helix domain-containing protein, which translates into the protein MGEHYPYIKFFADIIDSGVWASLSSAAKTLYLVLLKFSDQHFKPVWPSTDILLKLTGFKTKKSIIQGKRDLIQAGLLQVTPGTGHTSSRYYFCFNYPGSKIPPQGYNSGYLRGGETESFEGSKKGPQGSAEGSPNHINITITNNQNQEPGKKNAPLSLSLLEEKYGSSILSEALGIAKLRGMEANLRYVQGICKNLMGTEEVAAPMPEFNQGSPGTNEKDPTWKGFLLWSRERLTRSSVEILEQVRVEPDGRTLCVLDNVPESLRMIIAKYFTEEIRPPILVIFSAKTEENRTISSKY